One window of the Mytilus galloprovincialis chromosome 14, xbMytGall1.hap1.1, whole genome shotgun sequence genome contains the following:
- the LOC143058084 gene encoding uncharacterized protein LOC143058084 — protein sequence MLAGEQGTGKTTVARYLVGKGPTKFRISTDGIDLYNGLSFIDRETEEWLHGKQDFTLSEIAFSRSLRQDEDTSTHFKENDTTFMEVQEEQSGDESHNISAYDPLPDQSDKMQQYSYHDRDVDQPFIDSRIVEEKAPIESMPILSEDSSRENIVITPCEVLYEPKSDRLDQHRTQPVEPLVPCKDTVQFLQEESCMNTEVVRNPGKIEKLKKMFGVKKDVAEIKVSVTEENFLKKSVKVGKKKRKIAPVIIWDFVGQDVFYSTPQTFLTYRAIYLIVLDGSRNLDDPSPDEQYLPGKSGPKTARDYLKFWINTIVTYCKGSRPGFPKIMIVLTHKDKVKSVEVESRRQQTFNDIENMFSGSPLHSHLVIEDRIFVNAKNGRDPEMLRIKKNIIEQAMKQPTWGQKLPKCFIPLEIEFESLLKRNIPLITMEHMKAINSVHPVRSLTEDELQVFLKFQHAVGRILYFEEANLNQHIILAPTHLIDGFKSIVTDKRFCKGDRLREESWDLMSQKGVIGKKSIEDIWKKNKYRKFQEHKEYLLGVMTHLDILVEPKRYDTSHKRIPAEFYYVASMVRTKNTTGYFESPNFAKRNIALAFISSSSMIPPALSFRFVSYCLSLFAVKMYGQDNDEMLFNMSAVFTIDPSLDMCVNCDDDMIVVRLVHSTTRAFIMRDLATSIRECLALALEKISQLYVKTSSTGPIPDNNSFILSLCCSSPINPCLLTMSKLQEQDGSWICPNHGIEHNKDVVSSWALQNVIPFMHS from the exons ATGTTAGCAGGAGAACAGGGAACTGGTAAAACTACGGTTGCAAGATATCTTGTTGGTAAAGGTCCCACCAAATTTAGAATATCAACAGACGGAATAGATTTATATAATGGTTTGTCCTTTATCGACCGCGAAACTGAAGAATGGTTGCATGGTAAACAAG ATTTTACATTATCGGAAATCGCCTTCAGTAGATCATTGCGGCAAGATGAGGATACATCGACCCACTTCAAAGAGAACGATACAACTTTTATGGAGGTTCAGGAAGAACAGTCGGGTGATGAATCACATAATATCAGCGCATATGATCCTTTACCTGATCAGAGTGATAAAATGCAACAGTACAGTTATCATGATAGGGATGTTGATCAGCCGTTTATTGATAGCAGAATAGTTGAAGAAAAGGCTCCAATAGAGTCAATGCCGATTTTGTCAGAAGATTCCTCAAGAGAAAACATAGTAATTACTCCATGTGAGGTGCTTTATGAACCTAAATCAGACAGATTAGATCAACATAGGACTCAACCAGTTGAACCATTAGTCCCTTGTAAAGATACAGTACAATTTCTGCAAGAAG AAAGTTGTATGAATACTGAAGTAGTAAGAAACCCtggcaaaattgaaaaattgaagaaGATGTTTGGCGTTAAAAAGGATGTAGCGGAGATAAAAGTGTCTGTGACAGAGGAAAACTTTTTGAAGAAATCGGTGAAAGTTGGAAAGAAGAAGAGGAAAATAGCGCCAGTAATAATTTGGGACTTTGTAGGACAAGACGTATTCTATAGTACTCCCCAAACGTTTCTGACGTATCGAGCAATATATTTGATAGTATTAGATGGTAGTAGAAATCTAGATGATCCCAGTCCGGATGAACAGTATCTACCTGGAAAGAGTGGACCTAAAACAGCAAGGG ACTATTTGAAGTTTTGGATCAACACTATTGTGACTTACTGTAAAGGAAGTCGACCAGGATTTCCTAAAATCATGATTGTCCTCACTCATAAAGATAAGGTGAAGTCT GTTGAAGTTGAATCAAGACGGCAACAAACATTCAATGATATTGAGAACATGTTTTCTGGGAGTCCATTGCATTCCCATTTAGTCATCGAAGACCGAATTTTTGTAAATGCAAAAAATGGACGTGACCCCGAAATGTTGAGGATAAAAAAGAACATAATAGAACAAGCCATGAAGCAACCGACGTGGGGTCAGAAGCTTCCTAAATGCTTCATACCTCTTGAAATAGAATTTGAGTCACTTCTAAAGCGCAACATTCCTTTGATAACCATGGAGCATATGAAAGCAATAAATAGCGTCCATCCTGTTCGGTCATTGACAGAAGATGAATTGCAGGTATTTCTAAAGTTTCAGCATGCTGTTGGACGAATCTTATACTTTGAGGAAGCCAATTTAAATCAACACATTATTCTTGCACCTACACATCTGATTGATGGCTTCAAATCAATTGTTACTGATAAGAGATTCTGTAAAGGGGACAGATTGAGAGAAGAGTCTTGGGATTTGATGAGTCAGAAAGGCGTTATCGGTAAGAAGTCTATAGAAGACATCTGGAAGAAGAATAAATACAGGAAGTTTCAGGAACATAAGGAATACTTGCTAGGAGTAATGACACATCTTGATATCCTAGTTGAACCAAAACGGTATGACACATCGCACAAACGTATACCAGCCGAGTTTTACTACGTTGCCAGCATGGTTAGAACGAAGAATACAACTGGTTATTTTGAGTCGCCAAATTTTGCAAAGCGAAATATAGCTTTAGCTTTCATTTCATCTTCGTCCATGATACCTCCAGCTTTATCTTTTCGATTTGTAAGTTATTGCTTGAGTCTTTTTGCAGTTAAAATGTACGGACAGGATAACGATGAAATGCTGTTCAATATGTCAGCAGTTTTTACAATTGATCCTTCTCTAGATATGTGTGTCAACTGTGATGATGACATGATTGTTGTCCGCCTTGTTCACTCAACAACTAGAGCATTTATAATGAGAGATCTAGCAACTAGTATCAGGGAATGTTTGGCTCTTGCGCTCGAGAAAATTAGTCAGCTTTACGTCAAAACCAGCAGCACAGGACCTATACCTGATAACAACTCTTTCATCCTGAGTTTGTGTTGTAGTTCACCTATTAATCCTTGTCTCTTGACCATGTCTAAACTTCAAGAACAAGATGGTTCGTGGATATGTCCAAATCATGGAATTGAGCACAATAAAGATGTTGTATCATCTTGGGCCTTACAAAATGTAATACCATTTATGCATAGTTGA